The Streptomyces sp. NBC_00162 genome window below encodes:
- a CDS encoding MarR family winged helix-turn-helix transcriptional regulator, whose product MTATDSALTALSQGWCALSLLHGRIETHIERALQAGHGLSVREFSLLDVLSRQHSGPGGHLRMHQVADSVVLSQSATTRLVSRLEDRGLLSRYICDTDRRGIYTDVSEAGLALLAAARPTNDTALREALDEAARNPQLAALVAVVENSRPATA is encoded by the coding sequence ATGACGGCCACGGACAGCGCGCTCACCGCCCTCTCCCAGGGCTGGTGCGCCCTCTCCCTCCTGCACGGGCGGATCGAGACGCACATCGAACGGGCGCTCCAGGCGGGGCACGGCCTCAGCGTGCGCGAGTTCTCGCTGCTCGACGTCCTGAGCCGCCAGCACAGCGGGCCGGGCGGGCACCTGCGCATGCACCAGGTCGCCGACTCGGTGGTGCTCAGCCAGAGCGCGACGACCCGCCTGGTCAGCAGGCTGGAGGACCGCGGCCTGCTGAGCCGCTACATCTGCGACACCGACCGGCGCGGCATCTACACCGACGTGAGCGAGGCGGGCCTGGCCCTGCTGGCCGCCGCCCGTCCGACGAACGACACCGCCCTGCGCGAGGCACTGGACGAGGCCGCGCGCAATCCCCAGCTGGCCGCGCTGGTCGCGGTGGTCGAGAACAGCCGCCCGGCTACCGCCTAG
- a CDS encoding RNA polymerase sigma factor codes for MLHLVPTAGPAMPVIDRVWRGLWSLLRRDRSAPPVPPRPYKDAYGSAYKDPYADSYAHDLVGREDPPPTVTALYHAHRLRMVRLAVLLVDDLATAEDVVQDAFTALYRRHGEHITEVDNALGYLRTAVVNTSRSVLRRRRTARAWTPAAPADVPSAEAHVVIDEAHREVLAALGRLTPRRRQVLVLRYWADLSEAEIASTLGISRGAVKSNASRGLDALERILEGRI; via the coding sequence GTGCTCCACCTCGTACCGACCGCCGGCCCCGCCATGCCCGTCATCGACCGGGTGTGGCGGGGCCTGTGGTCGTTGCTGCGCCGCGACCGCTCCGCCCCGCCGGTCCCTCCTCGCCCGTACAAGGACGCGTACGGGTCCGCGTACAAGGACCCGTACGCGGACTCGTACGCGCACGACCTCGTCGGCCGGGAGGACCCGCCGCCCACCGTCACCGCGCTCTACCACGCGCACCGGCTGCGCATGGTCCGGCTGGCGGTGCTCCTCGTCGACGACCTGGCCACCGCCGAGGACGTGGTCCAGGACGCCTTCACGGCCCTGTACCGCCGCCACGGGGAGCACATCACCGAGGTGGACAACGCCCTGGGCTACCTGCGCACCGCCGTGGTCAACACCTCGCGCTCGGTCCTGCGCCGACGGCGGACCGCCCGGGCCTGGACACCCGCCGCGCCGGCCGACGTACCGTCGGCGGAGGCGCACGTGGTGATCGACGAGGCGCACCGCGAAGTGCTCGCCGCGCTCGGCCGGTTGACGCCGCGCCGCCGCCAGGTGCTGGTGCTGCGGTACTGGGCCGACCTCAGCGAGGCGGAGATCGCGAGCACCCTCGGGATCAGCCGGGGAGCGGTGAAGTCGAACGCGAGCCGCGGGCTGGACGCGTTGGAACGGATTCTGGAGGGACGGATATGA
- a CDS encoding LAETG motif-containing sortase-dependent surface protein yields the protein MKNHKRVPRTLCRAAVTAAAAGVVVALAGPASATGGASATPAPVPAPASAQPSAAPAPADGGKPVVSAPAPASSVEPSARPSAAPAAPGAAPAPAVSPGGPELAHTGSSATTAALGAGAAVLIAAGAGTLYTVRRRANG from the coding sequence GTGAAGAACCACAAGCGAGTCCCCCGCACCCTTTGCCGGGCGGCCGTCACCGCGGCCGCAGCCGGAGTGGTCGTCGCTCTCGCCGGGCCGGCGTCCGCCACCGGCGGCGCCTCGGCCACGCCGGCTCCCGTTCCTGCTCCTGCCTCCGCGCAGCCCAGCGCCGCCCCCGCACCGGCCGACGGGGGCAAGCCCGTCGTTTCCGCTCCCGCTCCCGCCTCCAGCGTCGAGCCGAGCGCCCGGCCCAGCGCCGCCCCCGCGGCTCCGGGTGCCGCGCCCGCACCGGCCGTCTCGCCCGGCGGGCCCGAGCTCGCGCATACTGGCTCCTCCGCGACCACCGCCGCACTGGGGGCCGGGGCGGCCGTGCTCATCGCCGCCGGTGCCGGGACCCTGTACACCGTGCGGCGCCGCGCCAACGGCTGA
- a CDS encoding EamA family transporter, which translates to MKSMKATKGAKAAQTPSPAFRDLAPGIAGMALVGSSVTVSRSLVDAPLFAVQAVRYAAAALLLLALARAARVPVLRPRGREWLWLAGVAATGLVLFNVAVVRGVAHAEPAVIAVAVASVPILLGLIGPFLEGRRPSRQVLMAAPVVVAGAVLVEGTGRTDAAGVAWAALALACEAGFTLLAVPVLRRHGPWGVSVHAVWMGAVMLAGLAMCLEHPADLLELGAAQWAAAAYLAVLVTAVAFLLWYRTVAAVGSGRAGLLTGVAPLAAAGTGVLTGGGVPGPAVWLGLVVVIAGLAAGLRPPRRAAEPLPHREPASP; encoded by the coding sequence ATGAAGAGCATGAAAGCCACGAAGGGCGCGAAGGCCGCACAGACCCCGTCCCCCGCCTTCCGGGACCTGGCACCCGGCATCGCCGGGATGGCGCTGGTGGGCAGCAGCGTCACCGTCTCCCGCTCCCTCGTCGACGCCCCGCTGTTCGCCGTCCAGGCCGTCCGGTACGCGGCCGCCGCACTGCTGCTGCTCGCCCTCGCCCGGGCCGCCCGGGTGCCCGTCCTGCGGCCTCGCGGCCGTGAGTGGCTGTGGCTGGCCGGGGTCGCGGCGACCGGGCTGGTGCTGTTCAACGTGGCCGTCGTACGCGGGGTCGCGCATGCCGAACCGGCCGTCATCGCCGTCGCGGTGGCCTCCGTACCGATTCTGCTGGGGCTGATCGGCCCGTTCCTGGAGGGCAGGCGGCCCAGCCGCCAGGTGCTGATGGCGGCGCCCGTCGTGGTGGCCGGGGCCGTACTCGTGGAGGGGACGGGCCGGACCGACGCCGCCGGGGTGGCCTGGGCGGCGCTCGCGCTGGCCTGCGAGGCCGGGTTCACCCTGCTCGCCGTGCCGGTACTGCGCAGGCACGGCCCGTGGGGGGTGTCCGTGCACGCGGTGTGGATGGGTGCGGTGATGCTGGCGGGCCTCGCGATGTGTCTCGAGCACCCCGCCGACCTGCTGGAACTCGGCGCGGCCCAGTGGGCGGCCGCCGCGTACCTCGCCGTCCTGGTGACGGCGGTGGCGTTCCTGCTCTGGTACCGCACGGTGGCCGCCGTGGGCTCCGGCCGGGCCGGACTGCTGACCGGGGTCGCGCCGCTCGCCGCGGCGGGCACCGGGGTCCTCACGGGCGGCGGGGTCCCGGGACCGGCGGTGTGGCTGGGCCTGGTGGTGGTCATCGCCGGGCTGGCGGCGGGACTCCGGCCGCCACGCCGCGCGGCCGAGCCGCTCCCGCACCGCGAGCCCGCTTCCCCTTGA
- a CDS encoding helix-turn-helix domain-containing protein, giving the protein MATPSYSGPPYSGSPYSSWMRYFSPTANHRRLGLVCLGVGVQQGELPVVGPRFLDHHVAVVVTRGRGWFSHGGRPPQPVTAPALLWLVPGVEHHYGPDPRTGWDECFVDFTGSSVEAYTDLGYVTPDRPLVPLSGTAGVQHVVDGIVRAARRGGPLLEVEAAAAVHGLLVALRYARAEVSRHGDAVMDTLARDALLPISVAEHAARLGMPLPQLRWAVRRSTGEGVKEYLLGIRLSRAKELLARTDLPVAGVARRVGYEDPAYFSRLFSRRVGMAPVRFRAQQSAGRTPPTARSRR; this is encoded by the coding sequence ATGGCGACGCCCTCGTACAGCGGTCCCCCGTACAGCGGTTCCCCGTACAGCAGCTGGATGCGGTACTTCTCCCCCACCGCCAACCACCGCAGACTCGGCCTGGTCTGCCTCGGGGTGGGGGTGCAGCAGGGCGAACTGCCGGTCGTGGGACCGCGCTTCCTCGACCACCACGTCGCCGTGGTGGTCACCCGCGGCCGGGGCTGGTTCAGCCACGGCGGCCGGCCGCCCCAGCCGGTGACCGCGCCCGCGCTGCTGTGGCTGGTCCCGGGGGTGGAGCACCACTACGGGCCCGATCCGCGGACCGGCTGGGACGAGTGCTTCGTCGACTTCACGGGCAGCAGCGTGGAGGCGTACACCGACCTCGGCTACGTCACCCCGGACCGGCCGCTCGTGCCGCTGAGCGGGACGGCCGGGGTGCAGCACGTGGTCGACGGGATCGTACGGGCCGCCCGGCGCGGCGGCCCGCTGCTGGAGGTCGAGGCCGCGGCCGCCGTGCACGGACTGCTGGTGGCGCTGCGCTACGCCCGCGCCGAGGTGTCCCGGCACGGGGACGCCGTGATGGACACCCTGGCGCGCGACGCCCTGCTGCCGATATCGGTGGCCGAGCACGCCGCCCGGCTCGGGATGCCGCTGCCCCAGCTGCGCTGGGCGGTGCGGCGCAGTACCGGGGAGGGGGTCAAGGAGTACCTCCTCGGGATCAGGCTGAGCCGGGCGAAGGAGCTGCTCGCCCGCACCGACCTGCCGGTCGCCGGGGTCGCCCGGCGGGTCGGTTACGAGGATCCGGCCTACTTCAGCCGGCTGTTCAGCCGCCGGGTGGGCATGGCGCCCGTGCGGTTCCGGGCACAGCAGTCGGCGGGCAGGACACCTCCTACGGCACGTAGCCGACGGTGA
- a CDS encoding endo-alpha-N-acetylgalactosaminidase family protein, with protein sequence MAGLVATLVVAAPAVPAAAAAPVTITSPELSVSVDSGFPRVISYTRRATGDVLHGNEDVLSTVLVNGTSYTPTVTSTPSASGVDYALAFSGVTVRSRLSVAGSVVEFKVTAIEDTAALRVRSFAIPDHNLVSVRSDQPGAALSTATMHTATTGTGDTFTPVTATTPVDPAATTVMYGLANTGRLAAAIDSNSLYDTPSGGTARENGRISKRVTDKGSYRRAGLWSGAWLHRAAGAADTDTEPLPYVRIAVTADRNADSAVDWQDAAVAYRDIWTPPTGWQDTADRVVQRIPFNFASQATHPFAQTLDETKRVNLATDGLGQFVLLKGYASEGHDSAHMDYKNIGSKLGGAVDLNTLTTAGHAYNADFGVHVNATEEYPVSATFDPAHQSGGLGWDWLDQSYYVDTRKDGQSGQRLKRLQDLKAAAPGLDFLYVDVWYGDGYVSRKLQREITGMGLQLTTEFPNTLTEQSLWHHWATDVDYGGSDLKGINSTIARFIANHAKDDWIARSPLLGGAEVTAYEGWQGKKDFTAFLNTTFAVNLPTKYLQESPIVKWTADAVTLANGTTVTTTGNKRQITTAGRTVLSGDAYLLPRDGKLYHWNDKAGSTTWTLPAGWSAPKLYKLTDTGRQLVGDLTVGTGGQVTINAAARTAYVVTNGAVPAPADPKWGEGTPVKDPSFHSGNLNAWTVTGTGAAVTRNAQGQSELTFAPGTTPAVSQQLTGLAPGTYAASVWVSTPAGRAATLTATPAGGAAASVYADSSPLTNNLGGSEKNGTKMQRMKVLFDVPSGQSTATLKLSAAAGPGTVYLDDVRVVRSARTPLAGHWFAEDFENADAGWGPFAFGGAGGSATDPRTHIAQRNAPYTQAGWSGKLVDDVIGGQNSLKSHEERTGLVYRTLPQTLRLVQGRSYKVTFRYETGFSGDYHFITGSGATETATALNQARTPTTFTKTFTAGADAWVGVRKVTPENSHNEADLILDDLTVDDLGPVGGGELLVPQSQMSVKAVDSQETTGENGGAANVLDGDGSTIWHTQWYAATAPMPHEITLDLGASYNVSALHYLPRQTQSNGRIADYQVFTSTDGVTWGLAAASGAFADTTSQQDVALTPRTARYVKLKATREVADNPWTSVAELTVGYVP encoded by the coding sequence GTGGCCGGCCTGGTCGCCACCCTGGTCGTGGCCGCACCCGCCGTACCCGCCGCGGCGGCCGCACCCGTGACGATCACCTCGCCCGAACTGTCCGTCAGCGTGGACAGCGGCTTCCCCCGCGTCATCAGCTACACCCGCCGGGCCACCGGTGACGTCCTGCACGGCAACGAAGACGTGCTGAGCACCGTGCTCGTGAACGGGACGAGCTACACCCCCACGGTGACCTCGACCCCCTCCGCCTCGGGCGTGGACTACGCACTCGCCTTCTCCGGAGTGACCGTCAGATCCCGCCTCTCGGTGGCCGGTTCGGTCGTGGAGTTCAAGGTCACCGCGATCGAGGACACCGCCGCGCTGCGCGTACGCAGTTTCGCGATCCCCGACCACAACCTCGTCAGCGTCCGCAGCGATCAGCCGGGCGCCGCCCTGTCCACCGCGACCATGCACACCGCGACCACCGGCACCGGGGACACCTTCACCCCCGTCACCGCGACCACTCCCGTCGACCCCGCCGCGACCACCGTGATGTACGGCCTGGCCAACACCGGCAGACTGGCCGCCGCCATCGACTCCAACTCCCTGTACGACACGCCCTCGGGCGGCACCGCACGGGAGAACGGCCGGATATCCAAGCGGGTCACCGACAAGGGCTCCTACCGCCGCGCGGGCCTGTGGAGCGGCGCCTGGCTCCACCGGGCCGCCGGCGCCGCGGACACCGACACCGAGCCCCTGCCGTACGTCCGGATCGCCGTCACGGCCGACCGCAACGCGGACTCCGCCGTCGACTGGCAGGACGCCGCCGTCGCCTACCGCGACATCTGGACCCCGCCCACCGGCTGGCAGGACACCGCCGACCGCGTCGTGCAGCGGATCCCCTTCAACTTCGCCTCGCAGGCCACCCACCCGTTCGCGCAGACCCTCGACGAGACCAAGCGGGTCAACCTCGCCACCGACGGCCTGGGCCAGTTCGTCCTCCTCAAGGGCTACGCCTCCGAGGGCCACGACTCCGCGCACATGGACTACAAGAACATCGGCTCCAAGCTCGGCGGCGCCGTCGACCTGAACACCCTCACCACCGCAGGTCACGCCTACAACGCCGACTTCGGCGTGCACGTCAACGCCACCGAGGAGTACCCGGTCTCGGCCACCTTCGACCCGGCCCACCAGAGCGGCGGACTCGGCTGGGACTGGCTGGACCAGTCCTACTACGTGGACACGCGCAAGGACGGCCAGTCCGGGCAGCGGCTGAAGCGGCTCCAGGACCTCAAGGCCGCCGCCCCGGGCCTGGACTTCCTGTACGTGGACGTCTGGTACGGCGACGGCTACGTCTCGCGCAAGCTCCAGCGCGAGATCACCGGGATGGGACTCCAGCTGACCACGGAGTTCCCCAACACCCTCACCGAACAGTCCCTCTGGCACCACTGGGCCACCGACGTCGACTACGGCGGCAGCGACCTGAAGGGCATCAACTCCACCATCGCCCGGTTCATCGCCAACCACGCCAAGGACGACTGGATCGCCCGCAGTCCGCTGCTCGGCGGCGCCGAGGTCACCGCGTACGAGGGCTGGCAGGGCAAGAAGGACTTCACCGCCTTCCTGAACACCACCTTCGCCGTCAACCTGCCGACGAAGTACCTCCAGGAATCCCCGATCGTGAAGTGGACCGCCGACGCGGTCACCCTCGCGAACGGCACCACCGTCACCACCACGGGCAACAAGCGCCAGATCACCACGGCCGGCCGCACCGTCCTGTCCGGGGACGCCTACCTGCTGCCCCGCGACGGCAAGCTCTACCACTGGAACGACAAGGCGGGCTCCACCACCTGGACCCTGCCCGCCGGCTGGAGCGCGCCCAAGCTCTACAAACTGACCGACACCGGCCGCCAGTTGGTCGGCGACCTCACCGTGGGAACGGGCGGCCAGGTCACCATCAACGCCGCCGCCCGCACCGCCTACGTGGTCACCAACGGCGCGGTCCCCGCCCCGGCAGACCCCAAGTGGGGCGAGGGCACCCCGGTCAAGGACCCGTCGTTCCACTCGGGCAATCTGAACGCCTGGACCGTCACCGGGACCGGCGCGGCCGTCACCCGCAACGCCCAGGGCCAGAGCGAGCTCACCTTCGCCCCCGGCACCACCCCCGCCGTCTCCCAGCAGCTCACCGGCCTCGCCCCCGGCACCTACGCCGCCTCCGTCTGGGTCTCCACCCCGGCCGGCCGGGCCGCCACCCTCACCGCGACCCCCGCCGGCGGCGCCGCCGCCTCGGTGTACGCCGACTCCTCACCGCTGACGAACAACCTCGGCGGCAGCGAGAAGAACGGCACCAAGATGCAGCGCATGAAGGTGCTCTTCGACGTCCCGTCCGGACAGTCCACCGCCACCCTCAAACTGTCCGCCGCCGCCGGACCGGGCACCGTCTACCTGGACGACGTCCGCGTGGTCCGCTCCGCCCGCACCCCGCTCGCCGGGCACTGGTTCGCCGAGGACTTCGAGAACGCCGACGCGGGCTGGGGCCCCTTCGCCTTCGGCGGCGCGGGCGGCTCGGCCACCGACCCCCGCACCCACATCGCCCAGCGCAACGCCCCCTACACCCAGGCCGGGTGGAGCGGGAAGCTGGTGGACGACGTGATCGGCGGCCAGAACTCCCTCAAGTCGCACGAGGAGCGGACCGGACTGGTCTACCGCACCCTGCCGCAGACCCTGCGGCTGGTCCAGGGCCGCTCCTACAAGGTGACCTTCCGCTACGAGACCGGATTCAGCGGCGACTACCATTTCATCACCGGATCCGGGGCCACCGAGACCGCCACCGCACTGAACCAGGCCCGTACCCCCACCACCTTCACCAAGACCTTCACCGCCGGGGCCGACGCCTGGGTCGGCGTACGCAAGGTCACCCCCGAGAACTCCCACAACGAGGCCGACCTGATCCTCGACGACCTGACCGTCGACGACCTCGGCCCGGTCGGCGGCGGTGAACTCCTCGTACCGCAGAGCCAGATGAGCGTGAAGGCGGTCGACAGCCAGGAGACCACCGGCGAGAACGGCGGCGCCGCCAACGTCCTGGACGGCGACGGCTCCACCATCTGGCACACCCAGTGGTACGCCGCCACCGCGCCCATGCCGCACGAGATCACCCTCGACCTCGGCGCCTCCTACAACGTCTCCGCCCTCCACTACCTGCCCCGGCAGACGCAGAGCAACGGACGGATCGCCGACTACCAGGTGTTCACGTCCACCGACGGCGTCACCTGGGGGCTGGCGGCGGCTTCCGGGGCCTTCGCCGACACGACGTCGCAGCAGGACGTCGCCCTCACGCCGCGCACCGCGCGCTACGTGAAGCTCAAAGCTACGAGGGAGGTGGCGGACAACCCTTGGACCTCGGTCGCGGAACTCACCGTCGGCTACGTGCCGTAG
- a CDS encoding YbjQ family protein yields MGIEDYGGGPGAEQTGVLVVTTNDVPGYRVERVIGEVFGLTVRSRHLGSQIGAGLKSMIGGELKGLTKTLVQTRNQAMERLIEQAKARGGNAVLMMRFDVTEAADIGTEVCAYGTAVILVPAST; encoded by the coding sequence ATGGGTATCGAAGACTACGGCGGCGGCCCCGGGGCCGAACAGACGGGCGTTCTCGTCGTGACGACCAACGACGTGCCCGGCTACCGGGTGGAGCGGGTCATCGGGGAGGTCTTCGGGCTCACCGTGCGCTCCCGCCACCTGGGCAGCCAGATCGGCGCGGGCCTGAAGTCGATGATCGGCGGAGAGCTGAAGGGTCTGACCAAGACCCTGGTGCAGACCCGCAACCAGGCCATGGAACGGCTCATCGAGCAGGCGAAGGCGCGGGGCGGGAACGCCGTCCTGATGATGCGCTTCGACGTGACCGAAGCCGCCGACATCGGGACCGAGGTGTGCGCCTACGGCACCGCCGTCATCCTGGTCCCGGCCTCCACCTGA
- a CDS encoding sensor histidine kinase: MQLSAHPAVVRIRAVLPAVGEIVWAAGSMWMSSTLLHNWPDPHDYWRDTDALAYALLAVIYLPLVLRRRHPVAILVNTGLWAGVYFTLGYYHVVAACGLATALYTVASLCPRRVSAKAAAGALAVLLWGTRLAEPGVVPMSMAFVTVATVVCWVAGDGSRRLRELTRQLRLEQEEKARRAVVEERIRIARELHDVIAHHVSVISVQNGLASYVLSSDLPTARKALDTVGDSAREALAEMRRMLLVLREEGPRPAPEEHDGRVAGLGRLDELVKRVGEAGVPVRVRITGTAYDLPPGIDLCAYRVVQEALTNVIKHAPGADTTVRVHYGADEVRVGVDDDGRGRVPAPIPAGPGRTAGQGLIGMHERATIYHGTVTAGPAPGGGFAVSLRIPVPRPGGGDADAVRTRRR; this comes from the coding sequence GTGCAGTTGTCCGCACATCCGGCAGTGGTCCGGATCCGCGCCGTACTTCCGGCCGTCGGCGAGATCGTATGGGCCGCCGGTTCGATGTGGATGTCGTCCACGCTGCTCCACAACTGGCCCGACCCCCACGACTACTGGCGCGACACCGACGCGCTCGCCTACGCCCTGCTCGCCGTGATCTACCTGCCGCTCGTGCTGCGCCGCCGCCACCCCGTGGCGATCCTGGTGAACACCGGGCTCTGGGCCGGCGTCTACTTCACCCTCGGCTACTACCACGTGGTCGCCGCGTGCGGGCTGGCCACCGCCCTCTACACCGTGGCCTCCCTGTGCCCCCGCAGGGTTTCGGCCAAGGCCGCGGCCGGGGCGCTCGCCGTGCTCCTGTGGGGCACCCGGCTCGCCGAGCCGGGCGTCGTACCGATGAGCATGGCCTTCGTCACCGTCGCCACCGTCGTCTGCTGGGTCGCCGGGGACGGCTCCCGCAGGCTGCGCGAGCTCACCCGCCAACTCCGGCTGGAGCAGGAGGAGAAGGCCCGCCGGGCCGTCGTGGAGGAACGCATCAGGATCGCCCGCGAGCTGCACGACGTGATCGCGCACCACGTCTCGGTGATCTCCGTCCAGAACGGGCTCGCCTCCTACGTGCTCTCCTCAGACCTCCCGACCGCCCGCAAGGCCCTGGACACCGTGGGGGACAGTGCCCGCGAGGCGCTGGCCGAGATGCGACGGATGCTGCTCGTGCTCCGCGAGGAAGGACCGCGGCCCGCCCCGGAGGAGCACGACGGCCGGGTGGCGGGGCTCGGGCGGCTCGACGAGCTGGTCAAACGGGTCGGCGAGGCCGGGGTGCCCGTCCGCGTACGGATCACGGGGACGGCGTACGACCTGCCGCCCGGGATCGACCTGTGCGCGTACCGAGTGGTCCAGGAGGCACTGACGAACGTGATCAAGCATGCCCCGGGGGCGGACACCACCGTCCGGGTCCACTACGGTGCGGACGAGGTCCGCGTGGGCGTCGACGACGACGGCCGGGGGCGCGTACCGGCCCCAATACCGGCCGGTCCGGGAAGAACGGCCGGTCAGGGGTTGATCGGCATGCACGAGCGGGCGACGATCTACCACGGCACGGTGACCGCTGGGCCCGCCCCCGGGGGAGGCTTCGCGGTCAGCCTGCGGATTCCCGTGCCCCGACCGGGAGGGGGTGACGCGGATGCCGTCCGTACTCGTCGTCGATGA